TCAGTTCGCCGGCGGCGAAGATCCGCGCTCCCCTGCTGGCGGTGCGGACGAACGCCTCGGCCGGCTTGCCCCAGACGGTGATCTCGTAGTCGATCGTCGGCCCGTCGCTGTAGCCGCCGTCGCCGGTGCGCACGCGCTGGTCGACGCGGACGACGACGTTGGCCACCTGCTTGCCCTCGCTGGTCTGGCGCAGGGTCGCGTCGGCGACGGCGTTTCCTTCGGTCACGCAGTAACTCATGTCGGGCCCCTTCCAAGGACTTGTGGTGCTATTACCTACAATGTATACATTTACGGTCGCAGGGTCACGAGCGACGCGCCGGAAGTTGCGCCCCAGGTCGCGTCGTGGCGGTGGCAGGAGTTAGAACAGGACGAGTTGGTCCCGGCGTGGGTCGCCGGCGAGCATTGCTGCCTGGAGCGCGCCGGGGTTCCACTCGCCGGACAGGGCGGCGCGGATCCCCCGGGCGCGGCCACCGGCCCCGCGGACGTCGGCCAGGCCGCGCTGGTAGCGGCCGCGGCGGGCCATCTGGGCGAGGTTGGCTGCCTGGCTGCCCGGGTAGAGGTGCAGCGGCCGCGCGCAGGAGGTCTCGTCGCAGGTGTGCAGCGCCTTCTCGGTCTCGCCGAGGCCGCCCCACTGCAGCTGGCACACGTAGCGGTGGACTCGGACGGTGCGCAGCTCGGCCCGGGCGCTGCCGAGCTGCATGGTGGGGTAGCCGTCGTCGGACAGCGACCCCACCCAGAACCAGCAGCCGGGAGTGCGGACCACGGAGGTGTCGACCTTTGGCGGCAGGTCGACCTCGATCACGTGTCGATGTTGCCAGCGCCATCTAACAGTTCCTCTCGGCTCCCCCGCGGGCTGCCGGTCGGTGCGGGGCTGGTGATCTCGGTGACGACGGCGCGGACTTCGTCTTGATCGGCGTAGCTGGCGTAGGCGGCCGAACGGACGTACAGCGCGGCGAGCGTGGGGTCAGCCACGGCGGCGGCGAAGTGCGCGTACTTGCGGCGGGCGTCGGCCGGGTCGTTGGCGTGGATGTCGACCAGTTCGGCGGCCGCGTCTCGGTACAGGGCGCTCTCGCCGCTGGGCTGCTCGGCGCCGCCGGGCTGGCCGATGGTGCGGCGGGCGACCTTCTGTCCGGCTCGGGTACCGGCTGACCAGACGCTGCGGGGGCTGGTGAACAGCCCGGCGACCAGACCGCGGCGCGCGGGGCGCCGGTCCTCGAGCAGGTCGAGCAGGGCGGCCAGGGACTCGGCGTCGAGCTGCTGCACGGCGGCGCTGCCCGTTCGGCCGGCGGGCCCGCGCCGCGTCGCGCGAGCGCGTGACTGTCGCTCGCCGGGCACGTCGTCGTCCTCGTCGTCGAGCGGGTCGTCCTCGTCGAGGGCGGTGGCAGGTGCGGCGCCGCTGATGGCGGCCAGGAGGAGTCGGCGGTCTTCGCGGTGCTCGCGGCGGGCCTGGCGCCGCCGGCGGGCGGCGGCGATGCCCCACACGATGAGCAGCAGCAGCACGGCGGCGAGGAGGACGATGTTGACGACGAACTTGGCCATGACGGATGGGCTCCTTCGGGGTCAGTGCTCGACCGCGGCGACGAGCCAGCGGCCGTGGACGCGGGTGACGGTTACTTGGGCGGCGAACTGGGACAGCTGCACCTGGCCGGTGGCGCAGGTCAGCGCGGTCAGGCCGGCGACGTACACGATGCGCCGGGCCGGACCGCTGGGCAGGGTGGTCGGGATGCTGGCGGTCAGGTGCCGCAGACCGGTGACACATTGGTCGGCCTGGATCTGCGCCCAGGTTGCTCCCCCGCCGCCGTGACGCTGGGTCTGTTCGGCGGCCTGCTCCTGGCCTGTGACGAAGGGGGCGCTGCGCAGCGTCCAGCTGCCTGGCTCGGGATCGAGGTATCTGGAGGAGTTGGCGGCGATGGCCCAGGCCCGCGCGGTGGTGAGCGGGTCGCGGGTGGCGGGCGTGGCGTCCGGAACGCGCGCCGTGGTGAGGCCGGAAGCTGGCTGGTCCGGGGCGCTGCTGCCGGTCGGTGTGCTGCGCCGCGCCCGGGTGCTGACCCGCGGTGATTCCGTCGGAATCACCCCGGCCGAAGGGGCCTCGGAACGGGCGGCGCTGGCCGTCGTCGAGGCGGGTGCGGATCGGTCCGGATCTTCGCTCGCGGAGCTGCACGCGGCGATGAGCCCGGCGATCGTGGTGAGCGTGGCGGCGAGGCTGCTCCGGCGGCGGGTAAGCATCGCGGCTCAGACCTTCGGGCGCAGCGCGCCGATGTAGCCAGTGCGGTACCAGGGGTCGTTGACCGACTCGATCTTTACGACCGAGCCCGAGTGCGGGGCGTCGATGAGCTTGCCGTTGCCGATGTACATACCGGTGTGCCCCGGCGGGTTGCCCTCGAAAATCATCATGTCGCCGGGCTGCAGCTGGCTCTTGTCGGTGATGTGCGTGAACGACGGGTCGGTCCACATGGCACCGGTGAAGTGCGGGACGGTGACGCCGGCCTTGCCCCAGGCGTAGAGCATCAGGCCGGAGCAGTCGAAGCCTACGATGTGACAGTCGTTCCACCCGTCGGTGCCGGCCACGCACCGGCCGAGGGTGGGGCCGTTCGTGTTGCCGCCAGCGAAGGAGTACGGCACCCCGAGTTGGGACAGCGCGGCGTTGACCGCGATCTGCGCCTTGGGGTTGCCGGGAACGCTGACCTGCGGCCCGCAGCCGGCGACGTGCTGGCCGGTGAGCGCGGCCACGATCACGCTCGCCGACTGCTCCCACTGCGCGTAGGCGTCGGGATAAGCCGAGCGCTGCACGGCCTGCGCGGCGTCGGTGAGGGCCATGTTCTGCCAGCCGTTGATCCGCTGCAGGTGTTGGTAGAACGCGGTCGCGGCGTGGGTGGGGCTGGTGACCTGTGCGACGCTGCCCCAGGCGGGCGGGGCCTGCTGGAACAGCCCGTACGCGCCGCCCGGACCACCCTTGAGGTTGATCAGTTTGGACTCCTGGATGGCAGTGGCCATCGCGATCACCAGGGCGCGTTGCGGCATGCCGAGCGCGCCGCCGACCGACACGATGGTCTTGGCGTTGGTCAGCCGTTCCCCATCGAGCGGGAAGCTCTGCCCGCTGGTGGTGGAGGTAACGGTGATGACGCCGGACGTGGCGCCGGGCGAGCCGGCGAGCGGCGGCAGGATGGGTCCGAGCGGTCCGCCGCCTGGGAAGGTCGGGGCGCCAGTGGTGTTGAACGCGCCGAGGTAGGCGCCGACGGTCTGGGCGAGGTTGGTCAGTCCGCCGGCGGTCGGTTTGCCGTTGCTCCACCAGGATGGGTGCTGTTTGACGGCGGCGGCGAAGTCGACGATCTGCCAGCCGGACTGGGCCTCCGGGTCGCTGGGGTCGGCGGCGTTCTCTCGGTTGACGATCGTTGTGTAGACGTCCTTGCCGGGCGCGGTAACCCAATACACGGTCCGGCCGGACAGCAGCAGCATCAACTCGTCGATGCGGGCGGTGTAGGCGTCGGCGCTGGAGTGGTCTTCGGCGGCCAGGGAGACCACGAACACGTTGGGGGCGGAGTCGGGCAGCGCGTTGAGCGCGTTCACGCCCTGCTGGGTGGTGCGGCCTGCCTTGACGTCGGCGTGCACGTCTCCTCCGGCCAGCTTGGCCGGCAGTTTGCCGGCCAGCCCGGTCAGGGTGGAGTCGCCGAACATCTCCACGCCCTTGCCGCCGACACTGCTGGGCAGCTCGCATGCGGTGTTGCCCGAGGATTCGTCGGCCACCTTGGCGCCGCAGGAGGCGAAGGCGATGAGCAGGCAGACCAGGAATAGGTTCACACTGCCGAAGGTCCCGAACACTTTGATGATGCGTCCGGCGGCGCGGGCCCCGCGGGAAAGCGAGCGGCGACGTGATCTCATGCGGTCGTTCTCCATCCGGGCGTCGACAGGTGCCGTCACCCCGGACAAGCGCCGCGGGACACACCCAACGCGACACGAACCGGAGAATTTCTTCGACCCGTGGGACGTGCGGGGAGCGGCCCGTGCCGCTCAAACCCGCGACCTAGCCGGCCAAGGTCGCAGTAGGTAATGCACTAGAAGTGATCAACGCCCCCGTGCCGCCAACAGGCATTGCCAGCAATGTAGATAATGAAGGCGCCGATGCCGCCATTGGCGAGCCGCTAGGCGAGAGGTGACAGTGTGACGACGCCCCGAGAGCGATTTAGCACCCAGGTTTCCGCAGCGGTGCAAGCGCGTGCGCGAGCGACTGTGCGAGGGATGATCGCGAGCCGCGATCCCGACTATTCCCTTGCACAGTTCACAGAGGATGCGCTCGAGGCGCACTGTCGGAAGCTCGAAGCCAAGTACAACGACAAGGAGCCTTGGCCTGAGGCCAGGCGTCAACTACGAAGAGGTCCACGCGTTCGTTGATCGAACAGGTCCGCAACATCGGCTGTCTTTGCTATGCGGATGCGTCGCGGCGTGATCGCTCGCGTTCGGGCGACAGCCGCGCGAACCGCCATTCGCCGAGCTCCTGCGCTAGCGATGCAGACGCGCTGAGCCAGTCGCCGTCCGGGCAACGCTCGAACTCGTTGCCTCACTCCCCTGGCGGAGCAGCTCGCGGAGCGGGTCCATCGGCACCCTGATCAACTTGCCGATCCGGAGCAGCGGCGTCGGCCACTGCCCCTCGCGAACCAGCCGGTAGGCCATTGTTCGGCCGATGCCGAGCATCCGAGCGGCAGTCAACAGATCTACAGCGATCGGCGCCTCGTCGTGATCGATCGTGGTCATGCCAGTCACCTCCAGAGTCGGCGCCTTGGACAGGCCCATCTACCCCGGACAAGCGGTGTGGCACCCCCCAAACGCGACACGGTATGGAAGGTTTCTGAGATCTGATGCCGTGGATGACCGGTCAGGTCAGACGCAAGCGCTCGCGGCGCCGGCGATACAGAGCCTCGTCGTAAGTCACACGGTCTCCCGTCACCACGCCCGCTATGACGTCGGCAACCGCCGAGTCCTCCGCGTCGCTCGACTCCCACTCCCGGTTCTCGACGACGACAAGCCCGCCGGCGCGAATGACGCTGATCGAAAGGGCGTCTGCGCGCGCTCGCTGGCGCACCCTACGTCGCCACGCGACGAAGTCACCCGGCACCGACTCGACCGGAAAGTGGACCGAGCCGTCGCGTCGTGCGGCGTCCACGATCCCGCCGAAGTCCGTGATCGCAGGACGGCTCATGTGGCCATAGTGGCACTGCAGCGCCACTTGAACGACCCGCCGAGGGTCAGACCCTTCATAAGCCCGCAGGAGGTGACGTGCCGGGGGGTCAAATGTCGCCACGTGACGCCCCTTGCCGGGGTCGAATGAGGGTCACACGCCCGATTGGAGCCTTCCTCGACCGGCGATGATGCCCGAGATTGCTGGGATTGATGAGTGGAGCTGAGGGGACTCGAACCCCTGACCCCCACACTGCCAGTGTGGTGCGCTACCAGCTGCGCCACAGCCCCAAACCTGGTTCGCGCGGCCACCGCCCGAACCGAAGGGCAATGCTACACGGCGCGCGGCAGCAACCCGCACACGCGACCCGACGCCTGCCTCAACCGCGGTAGGCGATCACGGCACCGGCCGTCGCGACCAGGCGCAGGCCGCCCGGCGCCTGCGTCGACACCGCGAGCGGCACGACCGGTGGAACATCTGCCGCCGGCCGCCCCTGCAGGTCGCAGCTGGCGATCACCTCGCCGACATGTGCCGGAGTAGAGCGCGGCGTCTCGGCGAACTCGCGCCGTTGCCGGCACCAGAAGCTCTCGCCGGCACGCGGCGACCGGACCGCGCCGGTGACCACGTCGAGCACGACCGGGCCGGCGGGCACGCGCAGCAGCACCGCACGGTCCGAGACGGCCACGCCGCCCGCGCCTGCCCCCGGCGCCAACGTGGTGGCGGCGCCGAACGAGCGTGACCAGAGCACCCGGCCGCCTTCCGGATCGAAGCCCTGCACCCGAACCGAGAAGCCCGACGTGGTGACCGTCGGCGCCCGGCCTGCCGTGCCGGCGTGATAGGTGATCGTCCCGGTGTACCGGCACCACACCGGGGTCGGCGGATCTGCGCCCAGCCACAGCGACGAACCGCACCCGATGGACGTGCCATGCTGCTGCCACCAGAGCCGGCCGTCCCCGATGTCGAAACCGGCGGTGAGCACGTCGCGCCCGGCGTGGATCGTCCAGGCCCGCCTGGTCACCGTTCCCGGGGGAATGCGCTGCAGCGTCCCCACATACATGTCGCCGTACTTCTCGAAGTCCCATCCGTTGTCGGTGGTGTAGCCGGGGTCGAACAGGTTCACGACGTCCTGGCCCCACACGTACTTGCCGTGGGCCCAGTGCTCGATGGACTCCGGGTTCCGGCTCAGCGGGTCGACCAGCCCGTCCCCCAGCCCGCGAGAGCCCTGCGCCACGGCCCGAAGCCGGCCCGAGCGCGGATCGAGCCGGTAGCGCCGGGGCGGTCCGGAGGGCACGGACGCGGCGGCGCACGGCACCGGGTCCGCCTCCGAACACGCAGCAGGAGTGTCCAGCCAGGTCATCGGCACCGACCGGGCACGGATCCGACCGGTGGCGGCGTCCACCAGCAGCAACCGCGCCCGGAAGGTATGCGGCGCCATCGACCCGAAGAACGCCACCTGCCCGTGCACCTCGGACACCTGCAGCGCAACGCCCGGAGTGGTCCCGGACGTGGACGCGCTGCGGCGCCACAGCATCCGGCCGGTCCGTGCATCCAGGCCGTACAGGTACAGGTGTGCACCGGTGTCGCCGTACACGAGGGCAGTCGTACCGATCACGCTCACCGGCGACACCGGCCGCACGCCGCGCGAGGCCCAGACCCGCACCGGCGCTGCCGGCGCGGGCGACGTGGTAGCGGGAGACGTGGCTGCGGGCGGAGCCGGCGCGCGGGAAGTCCCGGACGGCGCGGAGCCGGATCGCGAGGCGGTGGCCACCGGCCACCGGCGGCCACCGCCGCCCGTGCATCCCGCGCAGACGCACGCAGCGATCAGGGCCGCCACCATCCCGGATAAACCACGCATAGCGGCACGCTAGCAACGGGTCGGCGCTGCGCCCGGCGGTTATCCACAGGGCAGCGGGGGCCGCGCGATTGCGACACGCCGAAGCCGTAGACCCCCCTAAAGACGGGACCTCCAGCCGCGTCACCCATACTGGAGCCAGCAACACACCGACGATCAAGGGAGATTCCCGTGAACCGCAAGGAACTGGTGGCAGCCGTCGCCGACGCCGCGGACCTGGAGCAGAAGACGGTCGACGCTGTCCTGCGTGGCCTGCAGTCGACGCTCGAGGGCGCGGCCGCCAAGGGCGAGAAGGTCAGCGTGCCTGGCTTCTTCGCCATGTCGGTCGGCAAGCGTGCCGCCCGCGAGGGCCGCAACCCGGCCACCGGCGAGACGATCCAGATCGCCGCCGCCAACACCGTCAAGTTCACCGCAGGCAGCGCCCTGAAGGACGCCGCCAACAAGTAGCACGTCAGCACGGACGAAGGGCCGGCCCCGCGCGAGCGAGGCCGGCCCTTCGTGCGTCGAGAACGTCAGGGAGTGGCGGTCCCGCTCGGCGATGTCGAGGCGGTACCGGACGCAGTCGCGCTGCCGGTCCCTGACGGGGACGTGGTCGGCGACGGCGACGGCGCCGGGCCCTTCGCGTCGGCGGCGGCGATCGCGGCCTGCAGGGTGGCCAGCGAGTGGTCGGCCAGCTTCTTGCCGTTGACGTACACCGTCGGCGTCGAGTTGACGCCCTTCTGGCTGGCCTTGTCGGTCATCGCGGCCACCAGCGCCTTGTGCTCCTCGCCGGTCACGCACGAGCCGAACGTCGTCGACGCATCCGTGGGGATCCCGGCCGCGGTGGCGTAGGTGATCAGGTTGCCGTTCGTGCGACCGTTGGAGTTCTCCTCGGGCTGCACGAGCTTGCCCTGTTTGTCCTTGCCGTAAAGGTAGTTGTGGTACGCGACGAAGAAGTCGACGCTGACGTCCGAGGCGCACAGCGCGGCGTTGGCCGCGCGCGAGGAGTACCGGTTCCCGTTCGAGGCGCCGTCCAGGATCGCGATCGGGTGGAACCGCACCTGCGCCAGGTTCGCCTTCACGTCCGCGTCCAGCTTCGCGTGCACGTCCTGCTCGAACTGCTGGCACACCGGGCACTGGAAGTCCTCGTAGATATCCACGGTGGCCGCGGCCTTCTTGCCGTACACGACGCCGTTGGTGACCGACGCGTTCGTCGCGGTCAGGTCGCCCGCGATCTTCGCCCGGCCGGCCTGCACGCCGATGCCGATCACCGATACCAGGATCACCACGATCGCCAGCGACGAATTCACGTACAGCGCCCGCTCGCGCGCCTGCTTGCGTCGCGCCTCGAGTATCGCGTTGTACTTGCGCGCGCCGCCCTGTGAACGCATCCGCTTCGGCGACGGCGGTTCCACGTAGTCGTGCCGGGTCAGGTACTCCTCGAGCGAGAGCCGGGTCATCGACCAGATCACGAGGAACACCGCAAGGATCAGCAGCCCGATGTCGCGCAGGATGTCCAGCGTGTACGTGGTGTTCTGCGTCGACCCGCCGCCGCCGAAGCAGCCACAGCTCAGCTGCAGATCACGCGCGGCGGCCTGGATGAGCCCGACGAGGAACACCACGAACAGCAGCGCGGACACCGCGGCCGACAACCGCACCGCGATGCCGATGATCAGCAGCACGCCCAAGCAGAACTCCAGCACCGGCAGCCCGTAGCCGATCGCCTTGGACAGCCACTCCGGCGTCGCGTCGTACGCGCGCACCGCCTGGACGAAGGTCCGTGGCGAGTGCAGCTTGGACCAGCTGGCCCAGATCCACACCACGCCGAGGACGAGCCGGGCTACGGTTCCGAGCCAACCTCGGACGGTGATCCAGTTCACGAGCCGTGATTCTGCCGTAGTCGTCCCCATGGCCTACGACTTGGCCACGATCGGCAGGTCGTGGGCCATCTGCGCAGCCTCGTTCCCGTCGCCGCCGGAGTACACGTAGGACACCCGCGCGTAGTCGTCCGGCCCGTACAGCAGCACCTGCGTCGAGTGCGTCTGCCCGTCGTCCTCGGCCACCAGGATGTGCGCCGCCGCCTGCGCCGCGTCGATCTGCGCCTGCGTGCCACGCAGCCCGACGAACGTTGCGGCGACCCCGCCGTCGAAGTTGTGCAGCCACTGGGTGAGCACCGGCCCGGTGTCGCGCTTGACGTCGGTGGACACGAACACCACGTACGTCTGCTTCTGCACCGCCGCCGGGACCTTGAGCAGCGCGTTGTGGATGTCGGCCATCGTCGTCGGGCACACGTCGGGGCAGTTGGTGTAGCCGAAGAACAGCAGCGTCGGGTGACCTGCGGTCTGCGTGCCGAACGCGAACGGCTTGCCGTGGGTGTCGGTGAGGGTGAACGACGGCCGGGGCCGCGGCGTGTCCAGCCCGAAGCCCTGGTACAGCCCGGACGCCGTGTGGTCGTTCAGGCTCGACGGCTTCGGGTCGCGGCCGCCGGAACTCGAGCACGCGGCCAGCGCAAGCAGCGCGGCGGTCAGGAGGGCGAGAACGCGCTTCACCTGCTGCCTCCTGGGGACGGTGCGTTCGATCCGGTCGGGGCCGGCGCACCGAGCGCGACCACCGGCGCGGACACGTCGATCGTGCCGGCGCGCTCGAAGGTCAGCGCCAGGTTCACGCTCTGGCCGGGTTCGAGCTTGCCGAACAGTTGCTCGATCATCACATGCCCCTTCGCGACCGACAGGACCAGCTTGCCGTGTGCCGGGATCACCACGCCGTTCGCGACCGCGGTCATCGCCCCGTCCACGATCGTGTGCAGCACGGACGTCCGCCCGGCGCCGGAGACCACCGACAGCAACCGATCGTCGGCACCGCTGGTGTTGTAGACGGTGAAGTACGCGGCCGCGCTGTCCGTCGGCGGCGCAGGCTCGCGCACCCAGGCTCCGCTGACCACGATCGGCGCCGAGTTGCTGGTGCCCTCGTTGCCGCCTGGGAGGCCGAGCGGCACGGCACCGCGGATCAGGCCCGCGGCGCCGAGGGCGGCGACGGCGAGCCCGGCAACGACGGTGGGCAGCGGGACACGCATCAGCCTTTGACCGCCTTCGCACGCGAGACGAACGCGAACCCGAGCGCGCCCGCAGCAACGACGAGCGCGATCACCGCGAGCACGATGGCTCCGGTGTCACTACCGCCGTCGCTGCTGCTGGACGCCGCCGCCTGCGGCGCCGCGGACTGTCCCGCCTTGGCGAGCGTGAGCGTCGGCTTCGGGTGATCCGGTTCGGCGCTGCTGCCCGGCGCGGCGGTCTGGTTCCAGTTGACGACGCTTCCGTCGCTGTAGGTCTGGATCGTCGCGAACGCCAGGGTGTCGGTCCTCGGCAGCGGGCCGGCGCTCACCAGGAACTGGTCGAACTCCCCCGGCTTGATCGCATCGGCCGCGCTGTCGGCGGTCCAGTCGATCTCGGCGACCGCCTCGGTGATCGAGTCGCCGTCGTCGGTGGTGACCGGCTTGTCGAGCTTGGCGGTGATGGTCTTGAACGTCCAGCCCGGGTGCGGTTGCACGAGCACCGACGCGATCGGGGTGTCCGTCGGGAACCGCACCTGCACCTTGGTGGTGCTCGCCGTCGCGCTCTCGGTCGGCACGCGGAACGTGAGCACCGAGTACCCGCCCTGCGTCGCGCCGGGGGCGTTCACCGTGACGTGCGCCGAGGCCGCCCCGGCGAAGCCGATCACGGCGGCAAACGTGACGGCGAGGACGAACAGGAGGCGCTTTCGCAAGGTGATGCCCTTCTAGTTGAGGCGGATCTTGACGTCGACGGTGATGGCGTCGAACGTGCCGGTGGAGACGACGAGGCTGAACACCCAGGTGCCGGCGGCGGGCAGGTTGACGCTGTCCGAGCCGTACAGGTCGGTGCCGTTGGCGGTGAGCTTGATCGGGATCGGGCCGATCTTCTTGGCCGGCTGCAGCGCGGTGGCGGTCACCCCGGTGGCCTTGGTGCCGGGGCTGAGCGCGACCGCCGCGGTCACCGGCCCGTGCACGCCGGGTTCGACGGTGACGGTGACCGACCGTCCGTCGCCGAGCGGCGCGGACCCGGACACGGCCGCGCGGTCCTGGGCGGCGAGTGCCTCACGTCCGCGTGGCTGGTCGACCAGGACGGCGGTGGCGGCCAGCACCAGGGCGGCGAGCACCACCTCGACCAGCACGCCGCGCCGCATCCGCTCGTGCTCGACCGGATCCAGGGCGCTGTCCTCGGCGGCTGCTACCTCGGTGCCCGCCGCGTCCGTGTTCGCGTAGGCCAGCGGCATCCGTACCAGCCGGCGCTGGACGGTGCGGCGGGACAGGTCCGCCACCGCGATCAGGCCGAGGAACAGCAGCACCTTCAGACTGACCAGCCGTCCGTAGTCGGTACCCAGGATCGCGCGCAGCGAGCCGATGCCGCGCCAGGCCGCGTAGGTGCCGGTGACAGCCAGCGTCACCACCGCGGTGAACGCAACCCGCGAGAACACCGGCAGCGCGGTCCGCAGTTCGTCCGGTTCTCGGCGCGGCAGCAATGCGCCCACCACCAGTACCAGCCCGCCGACCCACGCGGACATCGCGCACAGGTGCAGCACGTCGGCGGTGAGCGACAGCCAGCGCGGATTGGTGGTCTCGGCGTGCCCGGTGGCCGAGTACGTGATCGCGACGCCGATCAGCAGCGGCCAGGCGGCGTCCTCGAACCAGGCTCGGCGGCGCACCGGTTGCAGCGCAGACCCGAGCAGTACCCCGAGCGCGCCCAGGATCAGCAGCCGGCCGCAGTGGAACTGGCCGTAGTCGGTGTGCAGCGTGCCGTCCAGCAGGCTCCAGTCGGCGACCTTGGACAGCCCGGTGCCGGCGGCGTACGGACCCTGCAGCAGCAGCTCGGCCACTGCGCCGGCCGTGGCCATCGCCCAGCCGGTCCACACGATGCGGACGGCGCGCCGGTCGTCCCGCCCCTGCGGCCAGACCGTCAGCAGCAGCCACACCCCGCCGAGCAGCGCGAAGCCGCCGTAGGACACCCAGCGCACCACGTCGAACACCGCGCTGGTGACGCCGTTGGTCGTCCCGCTCGACACGCTCGTCGCCGTCAGCACCCCGTTGCCGACGACGAAGCGCACCACGCCGGCGACCGGGTGCGAGTCGGCCGAGATGATCCGGAAGCTCTCGGTGTAGGTGCCGTCGCCGAGTCCGGGCTTGAGCTTGTTGGCGATCTTGCTGCCGTCGTTGCCGGGGTGGAACGCGGCGCCGGTGTCCACGCGGCGGCCGGTCTGGTCGGTGACGCGCAGGTAGCCCAGGCTGCCCAGCGTCACCGGCTCGTCGAAGGTGATGCTCACCTCCGCCGGCGCGGCCTTGAGCCGCGTGCCGTCGGACGGGGACGACTCGACGACCGACGCGTGCGCCTGCGCCGTGCCGGCGAAAGCGAGCGCCCCACCGAACAGCAGGAGCAGGAACAGCCCCGCCTTCGCTATGCGCGAGCTGTTCTTGCCGGGGTCCCCGCGAAAGTGCGGAGCGCTTCTTGCGGAGCAGTTTCGTGGGGTGGTGTTCATGCGACGCCACGGAGGTTGGGGCGGCCACGCTCGTCGTCGGCGCCGGATGCGGCGAACCGGCCCGGCGGCAGTGCCCGGTGCGCCCGGTCCAGCGCGATCAGCAGCAGCAGCCCGGTCAGCGCGGCCAGGTGCGTGCTGATCCGCCCGATCGACACGGCGCCGGCCGCGATGTCGTGCACGCTCAGCACGCCGAGCACCACGATGAAGGTGACCAGCAGCGGGATCAGCCCCGCCGCCCGCCGCGGCGCCACGGCACTGGCCAGGAACGCGACCGCGATCGCCATGTTCCACGCGGCGCCCTCGTGTGCCGCGTGCATCGACATCGCCATGCCCAGGCTGTCGCCGGTGAGCGCCGGCACCGCGATCGCCAACTGCACGATCCCGACGGCGAACAGGGCAATCCGCAGGACCAGGCGGCGACGAAGCACTCGGCGGGCAGGAAGTGCGATGTCGCGCGTGAGCGTCTCGGCGAGGTCAGGCGCGTCGGCAGTGCCCAACCGCAGTTGACGGGTCAGCCGGGTGGCGTCCTCGACCCATCGGGCACAATCGAGACAGGTGGCGAGATGGTGGTCGAGCACCGAGACGGACATGCCGATCGGCTCGCCGTCCAGGCGAGCGGACGCCGCCTCGCGGAACCGGTCACACCTCACGCAAGCATTAGTCGGCCAGACTGGCCGGAAAGTTCCCGCGGTGACGCGGGTCACGCAGAGGACGGCGATGGACGAGCAGCCGGATGAGGCCACCACGGCCGCGCTGCGCGCACGCCGTGGCGAGGCCGCCGCCGCGACCGCCTTCGTCCGGCTCACCCAGGCCGACGTGTGGCGGCTGTGCCGCAACCTCGGTTCGCCGGCAAGCGCCGACGACCTGACCCAGGAGACGTACGCGCGCGCCTTCGCATCGCTGCACCGGTTCGTCGGCCGCTCGTCGGCCCGCACCTGGCTGCTCGCGATCGCCCGGCGGGTGTGTGCCGACGCGGTGCGGGCCGCGGTGCGCGAGCGCGCCGCGGCAGCCGACGCGGCAACCCGGGCCGACCCGGCGGACACCGGCCGCGCGAGCAACGATCC
This genomic stretch from Jatrophihabitans cynanchi harbors:
- a CDS encoding copper resistance CopC/CopD family protein gives rise to the protein MNTTPRNCSARSAPHFRGDPGKNSSRIAKAGLFLLLLFGGALAFAGTAQAHASVVESSPSDGTRLKAAPAEVSITFDEPVTLGSLGYLRVTDQTGRRVDTGAAFHPGNDGSKIANKLKPGLGDGTYTESFRIISADSHPVAGVVRFVVGNGVLTATSVSSGTTNGVTSAVFDVVRWVSYGGFALLGGVWLLLTVWPQGRDDRRAVRIVWTGWAMATAGAVAELLLQGPYAAGTGLSKVADWSLLDGTLHTDYGQFHCGRLLILGALGVLLGSALQPVRRRAWFEDAAWPLLIGVAITYSATGHAETTNPRWLSLTADVLHLCAMSAWVGGLVLVVGALLPRREPDELRTALPVFSRVAFTAVVTLAVTGTYAAWRGIGSLRAILGTDYGRLVSLKVLLFLGLIAVADLSRRTVQRRLVRMPLAYANTDAAGTEVAAAEDSALDPVEHERMRRGVLVEVVLAALVLAATAVLVDQPRGREALAAQDRAAVSGSAPLGDGRSVTVTVEPGVHGPVTAAVALSPGTKATGVTATALQPAKKIGPIPIKLTANGTDLYGSDSVNLPAAGTWVFSLVVSTGTFDAITVDVKIRLN
- a CDS encoding sigma-70 family RNA polymerase sigma factor: MDEQPDEATTAALRARRGEAAAATAFVRLTQADVWRLCRNLGSPASADDLTQETYARAFASLHRFVGRSSARTWLLAIARRVCADAVRAAVRERAAAADAATRADPADTGRASNDPAESVALRAMLDRLDHDRREAFVLTQLVGLSYAEAADVCGCPVGTVRSRVARARADLVDAFGGRRQRSASN